The proteins below come from a single Campylobacter sp. CCUG 57310 genomic window:
- the truA gene encoding tRNA pseudouridine(38-40) synthase TruA encodes MKIKLVFSYDGSKFQGSQTQPHENGVEDILSSALAHVGIFGKIISSSRTDKDVHANNQVACVECGEHFKDFKRLANLINRHAHPHIHIKQISKVNESFHPRYDAKFRQYRYIINHGEFSPFLSQYHTFLPKFDLKKANELLALFIGEHDFSAFMKLGSEVKSPVRKITKAFCYSCGEKTIIVFKANGFLRAQIRLMIASVLKTLELTQIGKLNKNKSQFAKYSEILIVDKNLSDNTDTNSIQDENFKKAKELLCKAIYDQRAITRMPAPPNGLYLNRVFY; translated from the coding sequence TTGAAGATAAAACTAGTATTTAGTTACGACGGATCTAAATTTCAAGGCTCTCAAACCCAACCGCACGAAAACGGCGTAGAAGACATCTTAAGTTCGGCTTTAGCGCATGTAGGAATTTTTGGCAAAATCATCTCAAGCTCAAGAACCGATAAAGATGTACATGCAAACAATCAAGTCGCATGCGTAGAGTGTGGCGAGCATTTTAAAGACTTTAAAAGGCTTGCAAATTTAATCAACCGTCACGCTCATCCGCATATTCACATAAAACAAATTTCAAAAGTAAATGAAAGCTTTCATCCGCGTTATGACGCTAAATTTAGGCAGTATCGATACATCATCAACCATGGCGAATTTAGTCCATTTTTAAGTCAGTATCATACATTTTTACCAAAATTTGATCTAAAAAAAGCCAATGAACTTCTTGCACTATTTATCGGCGAGCATGACTTTAGCGCATTTATGAAGCTTGGAAGCGAAGTAAAAAGTCCGGTGCGCAAGATAACAAAAGCGTTTTGCTACTCTTGCGGAGAAAAAACCATCATAGTTTTTAAAGCAAACGGATTTTTAAGAGCTCAAATTCGCCTTATGATAGCTAGCGTTTTAAAGACTTTAGAGCTTACTCAAATCGGCAAATTAAATAAAAACAAAAGTCAATTTGCTAAATATAGTGAAATTTTGATTGTTGATAAAAATTTAAGCGACAATACGGATACAAATTCTATCCAAGATGAAAATTTCAAAAAAGCAAAAGAGCTTTTATGCAAGGCTATTTACGACCAAAGGGCTATTACTCGAATGCCTGCACCGCCAAACGGGCTTTATTTAAATAGAGTTTTTTACTAA
- the coaBC gene encoding bifunctional phosphopantothenoylcysteine decarboxylase/phosphopantothenate--cysteine ligase CoaBC, producing MLKNKKILLAVCGSIAFYKAYEILSMLKKEGADVYVMLSDGALKFCSALGFEALSEHQILTSASENWQAGLNHIAYAKMDLILIAPASVNTINKLANGICDNVFMQTLIASTAPILIAPAANDKMINHFSTQKSFEFLRQSGVKFIDPVYKMLACKDMGKGALADNQTIIYEIKKALSKAKFSGQKVVISGGATSENIDEVRTITNLSSGKMARALADAFYYVGADVTLIASFECENTPYKTLKFKSSNELKNTLEDELKDANLLVMAAAVSDYIPEISAKGKLKKEDLGEIWQLNLKQNIDILASLDKFKNVKKVGFKMETEAKTAKSKAKQMLLDKKLDAVCLNLLDQNVKFGSDVSEVTFITKKSEQIIPLDSKQNIALSIVNLASEL from the coding sequence ATGCTCAAAAATAAAAAAATCCTACTTGCGGTCTGCGGAAGTATCGCATTTTATAAGGCTTATGAAATTTTATCTATGCTTAAAAAAGAAGGCGCTGATGTATATGTTATGCTTAGCGATGGAGCTTTGAAATTTTGCTCCGCGCTTGGATTTGAAGCGCTTAGCGAACATCAAATTTTAACAAGTGCGAGCGAAAATTGGCAAGCGGGGCTTAACCATATAGCCTATGCAAAAATGGATCTCATCTTAATAGCACCGGCCTCGGTAAATACGATAAATAAGCTTGCAAACGGCATTTGTGATAATGTATTTATGCAAACTCTCATCGCATCTACCGCACCGATCTTAATAGCTCCGGCTGCTAACGATAAGATGATTAATCATTTTTCAACTCAAAAAAGCTTTGAGTTTTTAAGACAAAGCGGTGTTAAATTTATAGATCCTGTCTATAAAATGCTAGCTTGTAAAGATATGGGGAAAGGCGCGTTAGCCGATAATCAAACTATAATTTACGAAATTAAAAAGGCTCTTAGCAAGGCTAAATTTAGCGGTCAAAAAGTCGTTATATCAGGCGGAGCCACAAGCGAAAATATAGATGAAGTAAGAACCATAACAAACCTATCAAGCGGAAAGATGGCAAGAGCTTTGGCTGATGCGTTTTACTACGTAGGTGCGGATGTAACGCTGATTGCAAGCTTTGAATGCGAAAATACGCCTTATAAAACGCTTAAATTTAAAAGCTCAAACGAGCTAAAAAACACCCTTGAAGATGAGCTAAAGGATGCAAATTTGCTTGTTATGGCGGCAGCGGTGAGTGATTACATACCCGAAATATCTGCAAAAGGAAAGCTTAAAAAAGAGGATTTAGGTGAAATTTGGCAGCTAAATTTAAAACAAAATATCGATATATTAGCCTCCTTGGATAAATTTAAAAATGTAAAAAAAGTAGGCTTCAAAATGGAAACGGAGGCAAAAACCGCTAAAAGCAAAGCAAAACAGATGCTTTTAGATAAAAAGCTTGATGCGGTTTGCCTAAATCTGCTTGATCAAAACGTAAAATTCGGCTCAGATGTTAGCGAAGTAACTTTTATAACTAAAAAAAGCGAGCAAATAATACCGCTTGACAGCAAACAAAATATAGCTCTTAGTATCGTAAATTTGGCAAGCGAGCTATGA
- a CDS encoding flagellar motor protein MotB, whose translation MAKKLIDPADCPKCLPSWLAAFGDLMSLLLCFFVLLLSMSTMDAKKLEAAVGSLAGALSVLEGGAKPDVSPEQNQDSHATRNKERTDVQLNFDQTVKSINELLHASGSPEVTLDESESGFIIRLPASLLFSKGSAVLSNDDAILFLKRIAMVIDKLPGDIVANVVGHTDNELPNSDSIYKNNWELSSARAISVVDELIKDGVSPKKLMASAKAEFEPFASNSTEQGREKNRRVEIHFISQDKGDRAKTQQSILDMQGK comes from the coding sequence ATGGCTAAGAAATTAATCGATCCCGCCGATTGTCCTAAATGTCTGCCAAGTTGGCTTGCTGCTTTTGGCGATTTGATGTCTCTTTTGCTCTGTTTTTTCGTGCTTTTATTATCAATGAGTACGATGGATGCTAAAAAACTTGAAGCGGCGGTAGGATCGCTTGCAGGGGCTTTAAGCGTGCTTGAAGGAGGTGCAAAGCCTGATGTAAGCCCTGAACAAAATCAAGACTCTCACGCCACAAGAAATAAAGAACGAACCGATGTTCAGCTAAATTTCGACCAGACCGTAAAATCCATAAACGAGCTCTTACACGCCAGCGGCTCGCCTGAAGTTACGCTTGATGAGAGTGAAAGCGGCTTTATCATAAGACTTCCTGCAAGCTTGCTCTTTAGCAAGGGAAGTGCGGTTTTAAGTAACGATGATGCTATTTTGTTTTTAAAGCGCATCGCTATGGTTATAGATAAGCTTCCGGGTGATATCGTAGCAAACGTAGTAGGACACACGGATAACGAGCTTCCAAATAGCGATAGCATATACAAAAACAACTGGGAGCTCTCTTCAGCCCGTGCTATAAGCGTCGTAGATGAGCTTATCAAAGACGGCGTAAGCCCTAAAAAGCTTATGGCCTCGGCAAAGGCCGAATTTGAGCCCTTTGCTTCAAATTCCACCGAGCAGGGCAGGGAGAAAAATCGTCGCGTAGAAATTCACTTCATCTCGCAAGATAAAGGAGACAGGGCAAAAACGCAACAAAGCATACTTGATATGCAGGGCAAGTAG
- a CDS encoding motility protein A produces MDLGTVVGWILIMVLLFGAMAIGVGIGPYIDIPSVMIVFGGTIGCLMVGFKMEQMKKLFTFYGIAIKPKTFNLQEIVKRMVEYSTKARRDGILALETDANNETDEFLKKGLSMAVDGNEPDDIRALLEIDMEQTSSRHTDNIKIFDQIAGFAGSMGMIGTLIGLVAMLLNMSDPSAIGPSMAVALITTLYGAMIGNILGAPVANILGIRDKDESLAKTIIIEGIMAIQAGDNPRTLEMKLLSFLPPKERVSQFN; encoded by the coding sequence ATGGATTTAGGAACCGTTGTCGGTTGGATTTTGATTATGGTTTTATTGTTTGGTGCGATGGCTATCGGCGTTGGTATCGGACCTTATATCGACATTCCTTCCGTGATGATCGTTTTTGGCGGAACTATCGGATGCTTGATGGTCGGCTTTAAGATGGAGCAGATGAAAAAGCTGTTTACTTTTTATGGAATCGCCATAAAACCTAAGACATTTAATCTTCAAGAGATAGTTAAAAGGATGGTTGAATACTCCACAAAAGCTCGTAGAGACGGAATTTTGGCTCTTGAGACCGACGCAAATAACGAAACTGACGAATTTCTTAAGAAGGGTCTATCTATGGCGGTTGACGGAAATGAGCCTGATGATATAAGAGCTTTGCTTGAAATAGATATGGAGCAAACCAGCTCAAGACACACCGATAATATCAAAATTTTTGACCAGATCGCAGGTTTTGCAGGCTCGATGGGTATGATAGGAACTCTCATCGGACTTGTCGCTATGCTTTTAAATATGTCTGATCCTTCCGCTATCGGTCCTTCTATGGCGGTAGCCCTCATTACTACACTTTATGGAGCGATGATAGGAAATATCCTTGGAGCGCCCGTTGCAAATATCTTAGGTATCCGAGATAAAGACGAAAGTCTTGCAAAAACGATTATAATCGAAGGTATTATGGCTATCCAAGCGGGCGATAATCCTCGTACGCTTGAGATGAAGCTTCTTTCTTTCTTGCCGCCTAAAGAGCGAGTAAGTCAGTTTAACTAA
- the glmU gene encoding bifunctional UDP-N-acetylglucosamine diphosphorylase/glucosamine-1-phosphate N-acetyltransferase GlmU, whose protein sequence is MSDIGVVILAAGLGTRMKSTKPKVIFEICGEPMIIHILRKAYEISDDVSVVLSYQKEMVEAKIKEIFPKTKIYEQDLKLSPGTAGALKNVNLNSEKTIILCGDMPLIKTNDIIRLNAASADIAVSVFEAKDPQGYGRVIVNNCMVEAIVEQKDASETQRMIKSVNAGCYTFKTEVLKQILPLIKNQNAQNEYYLTDAVKIANELNFKCSAVTVDEQNFMGINDKFQLSVAEKIMQEEIKQNWMKQGVLMRLADSIYIDSRAKFEGECELQENVSIIGACEIKDSVIKSSSVVEDSIIESSSIGPLGRIRPKSVIKNSHIGNFVEVKASNLNKVKAGHLSYLGDAQIDEGTNIGCGTITCNYDGKSKHKTIIGKNVFIGSDTQLIAPVTIGDDVLIAAGSTVTSDVPSGSLAISRSKQVNKSGFFYKFFGEKDAQK, encoded by the coding sequence ATGAGCGACATCGGCGTAGTCATCCTTGCTGCAGGACTTGGCACTAGAATGAAATCAACAAAACCAAAAGTGATTTTTGAGATTTGCGGCGAACCGATGATAATACATATTTTAAGAAAAGCTTACGAGATAAGCGATGATGTTAGCGTTGTTTTAAGCTATCAAAAAGAGATGGTTGAAGCTAAAATCAAAGAAATTTTTCCTAAAACCAAAATTTACGAGCAGGATTTAAAACTTTCCCCAGGTACCGCAGGCGCACTTAAAAACGTAAATTTAAATAGCGAAAAAACAATAATCTTATGTGGAGATATGCCGCTAATTAAAACAAATGATATCATTAGACTAAACGCGGCTAGTGCCGATATAGCAGTAAGCGTGTTTGAAGCCAAAGATCCGCAAGGATATGGTCGAGTCATCGTAAATAACTGCATGGTTGAAGCGATAGTAGAGCAAAAAGACGCAAGCGAAACGCAAAGGATGATAAAAAGCGTAAATGCGGGATGCTATACCTTTAAAACCGAAGTTTTAAAGCAAATTTTACCGCTTATAAAAAATCAAAATGCACAAAACGAATACTACTTAACAGATGCCGTTAAAATAGCAAACGAACTGAATTTCAAATGCTCGGCAGTAACGGTAGATGAGCAAAATTTCATGGGAATAAACGACAAATTTCAGCTAAGCGTAGCCGAAAAAATAATGCAAGAAGAGATAAAACAAAACTGGATGAAACAGGGAGTATTGATGCGCCTGGCAGACTCTATTTATATAGACAGCAGAGCGAAATTTGAAGGCGAATGCGAACTACAAGAAAACGTAAGCATAATTGGCGCATGCGAGATAAAAGACTCGGTCATCAAAAGCTCAAGTGTAGTAGAAGATAGTATAATAGAAAGCTCGAGCATAGGACCTCTTGGCAGAATTCGCCCAAAAAGCGTTATTAAAAACTCTCACATAGGAAATTTCGTAGAGGTAAAAGCCTCAAATCTAAACAAAGTAAAAGCGGGTCATCTAAGCTATCTTGGCGATGCGCAGATAGATGAAGGCACAAACATAGGATGTGGAACTATCACTTGCAACTACGACGGAAAATCAAAACACAAAACCATAATCGGCAAAAATGTCTTTATAGGCTCAGACACTCAGCTCATAGCCCCCGTAACGATAGGAGATGACGTACTGATAGCCGCAGGAAGCACCGTCACCTCAGACGTACCAAGCGGCTCGCTTGCGATAAGCAGGAGCAAACAAGTAAATAAAAGCGGATTTTTCTATAAATTTTTCGGTGAAAAAGATGCTCAAAAATAA
- a CDS encoding DNA translocase FtsK: protein MMFFGAATIAPDANFVGSFGKILGEVNYELFGFIAYIYPFALIFFAYYVYKFFKKFDLDFAQLALGLVILFFAFLMFQAISSSTQAGIIGSFCINALKDVVGVIGSWVFIVMLFVLAFGLIAQENIAVVLKKAFVEPTARDTYADYKFEQPRQIVQKKSTQRAKKREIKDKDITDNEDSENLADFIDVEAEDVGSKNISTINGVEILNEVAENKKLLDEIEKGKVEKPKDFVLPPLKFLNDPPKRSHNFNEVEIDQKISDLLDKLRKFKIDGDVVRTYTGPIVTTFEFRLAPHIKVSKILTLQDDIAMALRAQTIRIQAPIPGKDVVGIEVPNQNIETIYLKEILDSEIYKKASSPLTIALGKDIVGAPFITDLKKLPHLLIAGTTGSGKSVGINAMLLSLLYRNSPQTLRLMMIDPKMLEFSIYNDIPHLLTPVITQAKQAITALANMVAEMERRYKIMSHTRTKNIESYNEKMKAEGGEQFPYIVVIIDELADLMMTSGKDVELYIGRLAQMARASGIHLIVATQRPSVDVVTGLIKANLPSRISYRVGQRIDSKVILDQMGAESLLGRGDMLFTPPGSPGIIRLHAPFASEKEIETIVNFLKEQQEVVYDEKFLKEDGATSGSGGEGSGETLAGELDELYEEAKEIVLSEQKTSISYLQRRLKIGYNRAATIIEQMEQMGVLSPVNAKGQREIL from the coding sequence TTGATGTTTTTTGGAGCTGCCACGATAGCTCCTGATGCAAATTTCGTAGGAAGCTTCGGTAAAATTTTAGGTGAAGTGAATTACGAACTATTCGGCTTTATAGCTTACATTTATCCGTTTGCTTTGATATTTTTTGCCTACTACGTATATAAATTTTTTAAGAAATTTGATCTTGACTTTGCTCAGCTTGCGCTTGGGCTTGTTATTTTATTTTTTGCATTTTTGATGTTTCAAGCTATTTCAAGCTCCACTCAAGCAGGTATCATAGGCAGTTTTTGTATAAACGCACTTAAAGATGTAGTAGGAGTGATAGGCTCGTGGGTTTTTATAGTGATGCTTTTTGTGCTTGCATTTGGGCTGATAGCTCAAGAAAATATAGCGGTAGTATTAAAAAAAGCTTTTGTAGAACCTACCGCAAGAGATACTTATGCCGATTATAAATTTGAGCAGCCAAGACAGATAGTTCAGAAAAAATCCACACAAAGAGCTAAAAAAAGAGAGATAAAAGATAAAGATATCACTGATAATGAAGATAGTGAAAATTTAGCAGATTTTATTGATGTAGAGGCTGAAGATGTCGGCAGTAAAAATATATCCACTATAAACGGCGTTGAAATTTTAAATGAAGTGGCAGAAAACAAAAAACTTCTTGACGAGATAGAAAAAGGCAAGGTTGAAAAACCAAAGGATTTCGTGCTTCCGCCACTTAAATTTCTAAACGATCCACCAAAGCGTTCTCATAATTTCAATGAAGTTGAGATCGATCAAAAGATATCCGATCTGCTTGATAAATTGCGTAAGTTTAAGATAGACGGTGATGTAGTTCGCACTTATACGGGGCCTATCGTTACCACATTTGAGTTTCGTTTAGCTCCGCATATAAAGGTAAGTAAAATTTTGACCTTGCAAGATGATATTGCTATGGCTTTGCGCGCTCAGACTATCCGTATCCAAGCACCAATCCCCGGCAAAGACGTAGTGGGTATAGAAGTGCCAAACCAAAATATAGAGACGATTTATCTAAAAGAAATTTTAGATAGCGAAATTTATAAAAAAGCCTCAAGCCCTCTTACTATCGCGCTTGGTAAAGATATAGTAGGGGCGCCTTTTATCACCGATCTTAAAAAGCTTCCGCATCTTCTTATAGCGGGAACTACCGGAAGCGGTAAGAGCGTGGGCATAAACGCCATGCTTTTAAGCTTGCTTTATAGAAATAGCCCTCAGACTCTGCGCCTTATGATGATAGATCCTAAGATGCTTGAATTTAGCATTTATAACGATATCCCGCACCTCTTAACTCCTGTTATCACTCAAGCCAAGCAGGCTATCACCGCGCTTGCAAATATGGTTGCCGAGATGGAGCGCAGATATAAGATCATGAGCCATACTCGCACGAAGAACATCGAGAGCTACAATGAAAAGATGAAAGCCGAAGGCGGCGAGCAGTTTCCTTATATAGTGGTTATCATCGACGAATTAGCAGATCTTATGATGACAAGCGGCAAGGATGTGGAGCTGTATATCGGAAGGCTTGCACAGATGGCTAGGGCAAGCGGAATTCACCTAATCGTAGCTACTCAGCGACCAAGCGTGGATGTGGTAACTGGCCTCATAAAGGCAAATTTGCCAAGTCGTATCAGTTATAGAGTAGGGCAAAGGATCGACAGTAAGGTAATCCTTGATCAAATGGGCGCTGAAAGCCTCTTGGGGCGCGGCGATATGCTGTTTACGCCTCCTGGAAGTCCTGGTATCATCAGGCTTCATGCGCCTTTTGCCAGCGAAAAAGAGATAGAGACGATAGTGAATTTCTTAAAAGAGCAACAAGAGGTTGTTTATGACGAGAAATTTTTAAAAGAAGACGGCGCAACTTCAGGCTCCGGCGGCGAAGGTTCCGGCGAGACTCTTGCAGGTGAGCTTGACGAGCTTTACGAAGAGGCTAAAGAGATTGTTCTAAGCGAGCAAAAAACTTCCATCAGCTACCTTCAAAGGCGTCTTAAGATAGGATACAATAGAGCTGCAACGATAATCGAGCAGATGGAGCAAATGGGAGTGCTAAGTCCTGTTAACGCCAAAGGACAAAGGGAAATTTTGTAA
- the uppS gene encoding polyprenyl diphosphate synthase — protein MNKLKHLAIIMDGNGRWAKKQGFMRTKGHESGAKVVEDVCRFCIEKEIEILSLYAFSTENWKRPENEVKFLIDLLLKFLISKREIFIKHDIKFKAIGDISAFNEKLKEEIINLENLTQENKKLKLNLAINYGAKDEILRAFKRLNEQNLELNEANLNACLDESEAIDLLVRTGGEQRLSNFMLWQASYAELAYTDTFWPDFTSSELNDIVDKFKNTKRRFGGL, from the coding sequence TTGAACAAACTAAAGCATCTGGCGATCATAATGGACGGAAACGGAAGATGGGCGAAAAAACAAGGTTTCATGAGAACCAAAGGGCACGAAAGCGGTGCAAAGGTAGTTGAAGATGTTTGTAGGTTTTGCATTGAAAAAGAAATTGAAATTTTAAGCCTTTATGCCTTTAGCACAGAAAACTGGAAGCGACCTGAAAACGAGGTTAAATTTCTAATAGATCTGCTTTTAAAATTTCTTATTTCAAAGCGAGAAATTTTTATCAAACACGATATCAAATTTAAAGCTATAGGCGACATAAGCGCTTTTAATGAGAAATTAAAAGAAGAGATAATAAACCTTGAAAACCTCACGCAAGAAAATAAAAAACTAAAGCTAAATTTAGCCATAAACTACGGCGCAAAAGATGAAATTTTAAGAGCTTTTAAGAGGCTAAACGAGCAGAATTTGGAGTTAAACGAAGCGAATTTAAACGCTTGTCTTGATGAAAGCGAAGCGATTGATCTGCTTGTACGAACGGGAGGAGAGCAAAGACTTTCAAATTTCATGCTCTGGCAGGCAAGTTACGCCGAGCTTGCTTATACAGATACTTTCTGGCCTGATTTTACGAGTAGCGAGCTAAATGATATAGTTGATAAATTTAAAAATACAAAAAGAAGGTTTGGTGGATTATGA
- a CDS encoding LptF/LptG family permease: MGRVSRYLFTNFISTFASLFSTLFLIMSIVFFIQIARITSYIEITFFELFKLYLFMLPRVLLFTIPIAFFVSLAMTLFRLSKENESIVIFTLGHSPNFIARFFIILSGLVSAFLLVVAIVLIPTAVELNENFIEYKKTVAKLNLKTTQFGQRFSNWMVYIQSEKSDDNGTTYEGVTLYSSQAGAQRVIIADNAKIINNASNLELQLNSGKIYDIKDDVWHQADFKYMKLHTFSNDNISKTLSFIEYWKDIKTNKKRAKDFATFTLIALFPLATTLFAISFGVVTYRYEKGFIYFGIFGVLFVYFALIMLLSSKAMIAIPSVFLLFLISSIIFYKKKIVKRY; encoded by the coding sequence ATGGGTAGAGTAAGTAGGTATCTTTTTACGAATTTCATAAGCACTTTCGCTTCGCTATTTTCGACTCTATTTCTCATTATGTCGATTGTATTTTTTATACAGATCGCGCGCATAACTTCATATATAGAGATAACATTTTTTGAGCTATTTAAGCTGTATTTGTTTATGTTGCCGCGCGTGCTTTTATTTACTATTCCCATAGCGTTTTTCGTATCTTTAGCGATGACGCTTTTTAGACTATCGAAAGAAAACGAAAGTATTGTTATATTTACCCTGGGACACTCGCCAAATTTTATAGCTAGGTTTTTTATAATTTTAAGCGGTCTTGTTTCGGCGTTTTTGCTTGTGGTTGCGATAGTTTTGATACCTACCGCCGTTGAGCTAAACGAAAATTTTATAGAATACAAAAAAACCGTTGCCAAGCTTAATCTAAAAACAACTCAATTCGGACAAAGATTTTCAAACTGGATGGTCTATATACAAAGCGAAAAAAGCGATGATAACGGCACGACATACGAGGGAGTTACTCTTTATTCTTCTCAAGCGGGAGCTCAAAGAGTGATCATAGCGGATAACGCAAAGATCATAAACAACGCTTCAAATTTAGAACTTCAGCTAAATAGCGGCAAAATTTACGATATCAAAGACGACGTATGGCATCAAGCGGACTTTAAATACATGAAGCTTCATACGTTTTCAAACGACAACATATCAAAAACGCTCTCGTTTATAGAGTATTGGAAAGATATCAAAACCAACAAAAAAAGAGCTAAAGACTTTGCAACTTTTACTTTGATCGCCCTGTTTCCGCTTGCGACCACTTTATTTGCCATAAGCTTTGGGGTGGTTACGTACAGATATGAAAAAGGCTTTATATATTTTGGGATTTTTGGCGTACTTTTTGTTTATTTTGCACTTATCATGTTGCTCTCATCAAAGGCGATGATAGCGATACCGTCGGTATTTTTGCTGTTTTTAATAAGCTCTATTATATTTTATAAAAAGAAAATCGTTAAGAGATATTAG
- a CDS encoding A24 family peptidase: MIAIFYFILGAVIGSFGNVLIYRMPLGQSINFPASHCQSCKTPLKFYHNVPILSWLFLGGKCAFCKEKISFQYPLVEILSGVLMMLAFFHETSNAQISDIDYMQLLKALIIGVCFIILLCLSAIDFRYKAVPDPLLFTSVAFAIIYSLVPTLGSYKGFEFNFDGVISAAIFMFAFWLLRFVVSLAMKREAMGSADIFIAGVMGAILGIKLGLMAIYVAAILTLPAYMAVRKRGYELPFVPFLSLGLLTVYVFKANFLEFLEYLYG; this comes from the coding sequence ATGATAGCGATATTTTATTTTATTTTAGGTGCGGTAATAGGCTCTTTTGGAAATGTTTTGATATACAGAATGCCGCTTGGACAGAGCATAAACTTCCCTGCATCGCACTGTCAAAGCTGCAAAACGCCACTTAAATTTTATCACAATGTGCCAATTTTATCTTGGCTCTTTTTGGGCGGCAAATGCGCGTTTTGTAAAGAAAAAATCAGCTTTCAGTACCCTTTGGTGGAAATTTTAAGCGGAGTTCTTATGATGCTTGCGTTTTTTCACGAAACATCAAATGCTCAAATTTCAGATATTGATTATATGCAGCTTCTAAAAGCTCTTATTATAGGAGTTTGTTTTATAATTTTACTTTGTCTTAGTGCCATTGATTTTAGATACAAAGCCGTTCCAGATCCACTTCTTTTTACAAGTGTGGCTTTTGCGATTATTTATTCGCTAGTGCCTACCTTGGGGTCATACAAAGGCTTTGAGTTTAACTTTGATGGAGTTATAAGCGCTGCTATTTTTATGTTTGCCTTTTGGCTGTTAAGATTTGTCGTAAGCCTTGCTATGAAACGCGAAGCTATGGGAAGTGCAGATATATTTATAGCCGGAGTTATGGGAGCGATTTTAGGTATCAAGCTTGGTTTAATGGCGATATATGTCGCGGCTATTTTAACTCTGCCTGCTTATATGGCGGTTAGAAAAAGAGGATATGAGCTGCCGTTTGTGCCTTTTTTAAGCCTTGGGCTGCTTACGGTTTATGTTTTTAAAGCTAATTTTTTAGAGTTTTTAGAGTATTTGTATGGGTAG